One region of Bacillus zhangzhouensis genomic DNA includes:
- the murB gene encoding UDP-N-acetylmuramate dehydrogenase, which produces MENLKNELLEAQVGKVLENEPLANHTTMKIGGPADLLIVPKDIAAVKTIMDQIKKHHANWTVIGRGSNLLVLDKGIRGVVLKLGAGLDHLTVNDEEITVGGGYSVVRLATFLSKQGLSGLEFAAGIPGSIGGAVYMNAGAHGSDISKILVKARILFEDGSIEWLTNEQMNFSYRTSVLQKERPGIVLEAVFKLKQDDREKITKKMQQNKDYRKETQPYNRPCAGSIFRNPLPEYAGELVEKANLKGYQIGGARISDMHGNFIVNAGGATAQDVLDLIQYIQKKIKDDYNVDMHTEVEIIGEAN; this is translated from the coding sequence ATGGAGAACTTGAAGAATGAATTATTAGAAGCGCAAGTCGGTAAAGTGCTTGAAAATGAGCCGCTTGCAAATCATACGACAATGAAAATAGGCGGACCGGCAGATTTATTGATCGTTCCTAAAGATATCGCTGCAGTTAAAACGATCATGGATCAGATAAAAAAACACCATGCGAATTGGACGGTTATTGGGAGAGGATCGAATTTACTCGTACTTGATAAGGGAATACGTGGTGTCGTCCTGAAGTTAGGCGCTGGACTTGATCACCTAACTGTAAATGATGAAGAAATTACAGTTGGCGGCGGCTATTCTGTTGTAAGGCTTGCAACGTTTCTTAGTAAGCAAGGTCTTTCAGGGCTGGAATTTGCAGCTGGTATTCCAGGGTCTATTGGCGGCGCTGTTTATATGAACGCAGGTGCGCACGGATCTGATATCAGTAAGATTCTTGTGAAAGCGAGAATCTTATTTGAAGATGGAAGCATCGAGTGGCTAACAAATGAGCAGATGAACTTTAGCTATCGAACGTCCGTTCTTCAAAAGGAACGACCAGGCATTGTTCTCGAGGCCGTGTTTAAGCTCAAACAGGATGATCGGGAGAAAATCACAAAGAAAATGCAGCAAAATAAAGACTATCGTAAGGAAACACAGCCTTATAATCGACCATGTGCCGGAAGTATTTTTCGAAATCCGCTGCCTGAATATGCAGGAGAGCTTGTAGAAAAAGCGAATTTAAAAGGGTACCAAATTGGCGGAGCTAGAATCTCTGATATGCATGGCAACTTTATAGTGAACGCTGGTGGCGCTACTGCTCAAGACGTGCTGGACTTAATACAGTACATCCAAAAGAAAATTAAAGATGACTACAATGTAGATATGCATACAGAAGTCGAAATTATCGGTGAAGCAAATTAA